The Paenibacillus sp. MBLB1832 genome has a window encoding:
- a CDS encoding helix-turn-helix domain-containing protein has translation MTASNLTFEEKVPDAEYQKSFGQMIKELRLEKGLSLQEVSSALGISLNYLSELERGKKAPSIEVIKRIAEYFNNGPLSILAMVDHDRYLDFFAGLFIVRPKALIKLRELAIETAKLNAPLDESKKMGDLLVANILKDLEEIVNEMKQKYS, from the coding sequence TTGACTGCAAGTAATTTGACATTTGAAGAAAAGGTGCCTGATGCAGAATACCAAAAATCGTTCGGGCAAATGATTAAGGAGTTAAGGTTGGAGAAGGGATTAAGTCTCCAAGAAGTAAGCAGCGCTTTAGGCATATCACTAAATTACCTAAGTGAACTGGAACGTGGTAAGAAAGCACCGTCAATAGAAGTTATTAAAAGAATAGCCGAATACTTCAACAACGGTCCTTTGAGTATATTGGCTATGGTAGATCATGATCGTTATTTAGATTTTTTTGCTGGTCTATTTATTGTCAGGCCAAAAGCGTTAATAAAACTTCGTGAACTAGCAATTGAAACTGCCAAACTAAATGCTCCATTAGATGAATCAAAAAAGATGGGAGATCTACTTGTTGCGAACATTTTGAAAGATTTGGAGGAAATAGTAAATGAAATGAAACAAAAATATTCATAA
- a CDS encoding SGNH/GDSL hydrolase family protein encodes MGDSITKGYRPYVDELLHNQSYVDMLATSKAMDNPSLLKEIDYMIQHREDFHYDVIHMNNGLHGWHLSPSQYEDQYNKLIRHVLQIAQSATIIIANSTPMTEVGNRAVINPQLNGQVEDRNRAVNRIVEQYNLAINDLYKPKYGRSEYRVADGYHYNEKGKKAQAEIVAKAIRDCL; translated from the coding sequence ATTGGAGATTCGATTACTAAGGGCTATCGGCCTTATGTGGATGAGCTTCTCCACAACCAATCATATGTAGACATGTTGGCCACTTCAAAAGCAATGGATAATCCGTCTCTTCTGAAAGAGATTGACTATATGATCCAGCATCGGGAAGACTTTCATTACGACGTTATCCATATGAACAATGGCTTGCATGGTTGGCATCTATCCCCTAGCCAATACGAAGATCAATATAACAAATTGATTCGTCATGTCCTCCAGATCGCGCAATCCGCTACAATCATTATTGCGAATTCGACCCCAATGACGGAAGTTGGAAATCGGGCCGTGATTAATCCGCAATTAAATGGGCAGGTTGAAGACAGAAATAGGGCTGTTAATCGAATTGTCGAACAATATAACCTTGCTATAAATGATCTATATAAACCGAAGTATGGAAGAAGCGAATACCGGGTGGCAGATGGGTATCATTACAACGAGAAAGGGAAGAAGGCTCAGGCAGAGATTGTAGCAAAAGCAATCAGAGATTGTTTATAA
- a CDS encoding MarR family winged helix-turn-helix transcriptional regulator: protein MKQLPQYVNVREVLQLLVRRFGLLQKDGAQCCGVSVVQSHILYELFKSPNISLNELSEILSIDTSTLSRQVQQLVENDLINRLPDPKDRRYVVLSLTETGENQYHDIAKTMEEYVLGIFQHVPPERKEQVLESLQILSDAMSQSPNCCTPPL from the coding sequence ATGAAACAATTACCACAGTACGTAAACGTTCGTGAAGTCCTTCAATTGCTTGTCAGACGCTTTGGGTTACTTCAGAAAGATGGTGCCCAGTGCTGCGGCGTATCTGTTGTGCAGAGCCATATCTTGTATGAGCTGTTCAAAAGCCCAAATATTTCTTTAAATGAGCTATCCGAAATTTTGAGCATTGATACAAGTACGCTGAGTCGTCAGGTCCAGCAACTCGTCGAAAACGATTTGATTAACCGTTTGCCTGATCCTAAGGATCGTCGCTATGTTGTACTCTCTCTTACTGAAACAGGGGAGAATCAGTACCATGATATAGCGAAAACAATGGAAGAATATGTCCTAGGTATTTTCCAACATGTTCCTCCTGAGAGAAAAGAACAAGTCCTAGAAAGTCTGCAAATTCTTAGTGATGCAATGAGTCAAAGTCCAAATTGCTGCACGCCTCCTCTATAA
- a CDS encoding ArsI/CadI family heavy metal resistance metalloenzyme: MKMHVAINVKNLEQSLGFYKKLFNAEPTKVKENYAKFELDQPALHFSLNVRDYDNKGVLNHFGFQVQNTEEVLAAKHRLQEAGLVSFDEMNTTCCYAVQDKIWVSDPEGNPWEVFYTREDSEFEAAEDHVIPVSSVCCTTPEPTSTSINSPGIGAGRPSRIASAKSCTF, from the coding sequence ATGAAAATGCATGTTGCTATTAACGTAAAAAACCTTGAACAATCTCTAGGGTTTTACAAAAAGTTATTTAATGCTGAACCAACGAAAGTAAAGGAGAATTATGCAAAGTTCGAGCTAGATCAGCCTGCGCTTCACTTTTCCCTAAATGTTCGTGACTATGATAATAAAGGAGTGCTCAACCATTTTGGTTTCCAAGTACAGAATACAGAAGAAGTTCTAGCGGCTAAGCACCGCCTACAAGAAGCAGGTCTTGTCTCCTTTGATGAAATGAATACAACTTGTTGCTATGCTGTTCAAGATAAAATTTGGGTGAGCGATCCTGAAGGAAACCCGTGGGAAGTCTTTTATACACGTGAAGATTCAGAATTCGAAGCAGCAGAAGATCATGTAATCCCTGTTTCTTCTGTCTGTTGCACAACGCCTGAACCGACATCAACAAGCATTAACTCACCTGGTATCGGAGCTGGTCGACCGTCCCGAATCGCTTCGGCAAAATCATGTACTTTCTGA
- a CDS encoding carbohydrate-binding protein, whose translation MKNTKNVKRLQSWFIGFVSFAFLLQIGLIIDQRQAYALDNGHALTPPMGWNPFNSVGSSTDINLKNAADAMITSGMKDAGYVWVNFDGGWMMPNRDSNGNLQPKATWFPNGVKSVGDYIKSKGLKFGGYLNVGCHDDETNTIGYYQKDIDLLASWGVEFIKADTCDKATVTRAGTPYTVQQIYSSLHGAIEDYKTRTGIEIVLSICTGGSGSPWLDWGTDNGNMWRTTRDIENKWSYVISNVDNNEGKAVYAKPGNWNDPDMLSVGAFKNDGFGSLTDEENKSHFSLWAIMAAPLIAGNDISNMSTTTKNILTNKEVIDVDQDTLGVQGRRIKKYGTNNELGVWSKPLSTKGQRAVVLFNRNDSIPQDITVNWNEIGLTGAANVRDLWAKTDLGSLATGFTASVPAHGVVMIKVTGTEVSQIILDNTSSEFTKSSSGWTLSTGSPGYYGSNYYLDGTVGADSNVWAKWTPNLQRPGNYKVYLRWPGGTTRPDAASLQINYKNGTDSLKTVNQNANSGVWNYIGTYAFDAWNKESIQINANDAGYTVADSIMLEYTDTFSAFDTIEAEKYSSQSGTSVAASSEPIGNQMVRSTEHGDYLVFNNVNFDSGASQVFLRLASGSTVSGGTVEFRLDSTTGTLISSVNADNTGGWTSWMTRKAAVTGASGTHNLFVLFKKSVNPAATVADINFFRFVE comes from the coding sequence ATGAAAAACACTAAAAATGTTAAGCGCTTACAATCTTGGTTTATTGGTTTCGTTTCATTTGCCTTTCTTTTGCAGATTGGTTTGATCATAGATCAACGGCAAGCCTATGCACTAGATAATGGACATGCCTTAACACCTCCAATGGGCTGGAATCCATTTAATAGCGTGGGATCCAGTACAGATATAAATTTGAAAAATGCGGCGGATGCCATGATAACTAGCGGCATGAAGGATGCCGGTTATGTTTGGGTGAATTTTGATGGGGGCTGGATGATGCCAAATCGAGACAGCAACGGTAATCTGCAGCCTAAGGCTACCTGGTTTCCAAATGGTGTTAAATCCGTAGGAGATTATATTAAGTCCAAAGGGTTAAAATTTGGCGGATATTTAAATGTGGGATGTCATGACGATGAAACGAATACGATCGGGTATTACCAGAAAGATATCGACTTATTGGCCTCATGGGGCGTAGAGTTTATTAAGGCCGATACATGTGACAAAGCAACCGTGACACGGGCAGGCACTCCCTATACCGTTCAACAGATTTATAGCTCACTGCATGGGGCAATTGAAGACTACAAAACACGTACAGGCATTGAAATTGTTCTCAGCATATGCACGGGAGGTTCCGGATCTCCTTGGTTGGATTGGGGGACTGACAACGGAAATATGTGGCGCACCACTAGGGACATTGAGAACAAATGGAGTTATGTGATTAGCAATGTGGATAATAACGAAGGCAAAGCTGTTTATGCGAAGCCTGGAAATTGGAACGACCCCGATATGTTAAGTGTTGGCGCTTTCAAGAACGATGGCTTTGGTTCCTTGACAGATGAAGAAAATAAATCACATTTCAGTTTATGGGCGATTATGGCCGCTCCGTTGATTGCAGGCAACGATATCAGCAACATGTCGACTACAACCAAGAACATTTTGACTAATAAAGAAGTTATTGATGTAGATCAAGATACGTTAGGTGTGCAAGGTAGGCGAATCAAGAAGTACGGTACGAATAATGAACTGGGGGTCTGGTCAAAGCCCCTCAGTACGAAAGGTCAGCGAGCGGTCGTCTTGTTCAATCGAAATGACAGCATCCCGCAGGATATTACTGTGAACTGGAATGAGATCGGCTTGACTGGAGCTGCGAATGTGCGTGATTTGTGGGCCAAAACGGACTTGGGCTCATTGGCAACCGGATTTACTGCATCTGTTCCTGCACATGGTGTGGTCATGATCAAGGTTACAGGCACCGAAGTCAGTCAAATCATTCTAGACAATACAAGCTCTGAGTTTACCAAGAGTTCGTCAGGTTGGACACTTTCAACAGGTTCACCAGGTTACTATGGCTCCAATTATTATCTGGACGGTACCGTGGGTGCGGATTCTAATGTGTGGGCTAAGTGGACTCCGAATCTTCAACGACCAGGGAATTATAAGGTGTATCTGCGGTGGCCAGGTGGAACGACCCGTCCTGATGCAGCATCCCTTCAAATCAATTATAAGAATGGTACGGATTCTTTAAAGACAGTCAATCAGAATGCCAACTCAGGGGTATGGAATTATATAGGTACATATGCATTCGATGCTTGGAACAAAGAAAGCATTCAAATCAATGCGAATGATGCCGGTTACACCGTAGCTGATTCCATCATGCTTGAGTATACAGATACATTCTCCGCGTTCGATACTATTGAAGCAGAAAAATATAGTTCTCAGTCAGGAACCTCTGTAGCTGCTTCTTCAGAACCAATAGGGAATCAGATGGTTAGAAGCACAGAGCATGGTGACTATTTGGTCTTCAATAATGTAAACTTTGATTCTGGAGCGAGTCAGGTTTTCCTGAGACTGGCTAGCGGTTCAACGGTAAGCGGAGGAACCGTTGAATTTCGTCTCGATAGCACAACGGGTACACTGATTAGTTCAGTTAATGCAGATAATACGGGGGGCTGGACCTCGTGGATGACTCGCAAAGCAGCGGTCACAGGTGCAAGTGGTACGCACAACTTGTTCGTCCTTTTCAAAAAGTCAGTCAACCCTGCTGCAACGGTTGCTGATATTAATTTCTTCCGGTTTGTTGAATAG
- a CDS encoding heparin lyase I family protein, which translates to MVQVYWSYNSDGYVKVWKNGSVVHERTGPNMYNHPDGIKEFKLGLYAWNWKTTPPSPPEASPRVIFHDEVRVGDASSNYDEVKPRGNKVIQKEVENLQAVTNGDSHSVFDQDGCSEYQCTQFFSDNVGDQVTYMLNVPEARTYKVKVGVKKYKNRGKFQLTIGPDNHGSEVDLFSLNEEWSEIDIGNVTFGSAGDKPFKFTVTGKNVSSLGYNLSFDYIKLIPQ; encoded by the coding sequence GTGGTTCAGGTATATTGGTCTTACAACAGCGACGGTTACGTCAAAGTGTGGAAGAACGGTTCGGTTGTGCATGAGCGCACTGGCCCCAACATGTACAACCATCCGGACGGGATTAAAGAATTTAAGCTCGGACTGTATGCATGGAATTGGAAGACGACTCCTCCTAGCCCTCCTGAGGCTAGTCCCCGGGTGATTTTCCATGATGAAGTACGCGTTGGGGATGCCAGCTCCAACTACGACGAGGTGAAACCCCGAGGCAACAAGGTAATTCAGAAAGAAGTGGAAAATCTGCAAGCCGTAACAAACGGTGACTCGCATAGTGTATTCGATCAAGACGGTTGCAGCGAGTATCAGTGCACGCAATTTTTTTCTGATAATGTCGGCGATCAGGTAACTTACATGCTCAATGTCCCCGAAGCTCGCACCTATAAAGTCAAAGTAGGTGTGAAAAAGTATAAAAACCGAGGTAAGTTTCAATTAACCATAGGACCTGACAACCATGGGAGTGAAGTAGATCTGTTTTCCCTCAATGAGGAATGGAGCGAAATCGATATTGGCAATGTCACTTTCGGTTCTGCCGGGGATAAACCATTCAAATTCACCGTTACTGGAAAGAACGTCAGTAGTCTCGGATATAATCTGTCCTTCGATTACATAAAGCTGATTCCCCAATAA
- a CDS encoding heparin lyase I family protein produces MKRYANLCFRLFIVTALINVLVLPLQTKEASAAVSFYNSGTTSGWDTTITPGKPYNLRSVTGPTRDGGQALRMELRYGEPDPFGSYHSEVVKNNTGNYGQTRWYGFSTYVPDDYVFGQNVITTQWWSYAPAQPVMDISITSQGNWSVKQQWVYPQTSSGLNRQGCWLRC; encoded by the coding sequence ATGAAAAGATATGCAAATCTGTGCTTCCGGTTGTTCATTGTAACCGCTTTAATTAACGTCTTGGTCTTACCCTTGCAAACCAAGGAAGCAAGCGCAGCCGTTAGCTTCTACAATAGCGGAACGACCAGCGGCTGGGATACGACCATTACGCCCGGCAAGCCCTACAATTTGCGTTCAGTTACCGGCCCGACTCGAGACGGTGGCCAAGCGCTAAGAATGGAGCTGCGGTACGGAGAGCCGGACCCATTCGGTTCTTACCATTCCGAGGTTGTCAAGAACAATACGGGTAATTATGGTCAGACTCGTTGGTACGGCTTCAGCACCTACGTTCCGGATGATTATGTATTCGGTCAGAACGTAATTACTACACAATGGTGGTCATACGCTCCCGCCCAACCCGTTATGGACATCAGCATCACCTCGCAAGGCAACTGGAGCGTGAAACAGCAATGGGTGTATCCCCAAACGAGTTCCGGTCTGAATCGCCAAGGATGTTGGCTCCGTTGCTAA
- a CDS encoding ABC transporter substrate-binding protein, with translation MRPWVKASALVMASALTLGTAACGVKEEAKSTTPATSTNTPSATAEAKAVKLRIMWWGSQARHDVTLKALEAYTKKHPNVTFEPEYQGFDGYLDKISTQAAARNTADIFQMDAAWFNDWASNNRLADLSTINTKDVDKALLDSGKYKDKVYAVPLGNNALGMIYNKAVFDKVGAKAPATWDELFQLALDIKPKLAKDQYLIKDLSEDITMYTNYQIAEGKGNPKPAAGNFNFDKDTWIKWMSKFQELRKAGAIAPPDVTVSDKAFDAKQDLLGQEKVLIKQSHAAEFGGFNSLKPGNFALAPLPKGKEASGWLKASMYWSVSPDSKSQEEAKKFIDWFINDKEAADILGTSRGVPVAKTIVDYLQPKFNDVDKAGITLINDVAKSGAKAYDPGPGTKGGWAKFATGKEYDNLAQQVMFDKLTPQQAWEEVAKLGKDIQPAK, from the coding sequence ATGAGACCATGGGTAAAAGCAAGTGCATTGGTGATGGCTTCAGCATTAACACTAGGAACCGCGGCTTGCGGTGTGAAGGAGGAAGCCAAATCGACGACTCCCGCAACTTCGACCAACACGCCTTCGGCTACAGCTGAAGCAAAGGCTGTGAAGCTACGCATTATGTGGTGGGGATCGCAAGCGCGTCATGATGTAACCCTCAAGGCGTTGGAGGCTTATACCAAAAAGCATCCAAACGTGACCTTCGAACCGGAGTACCAGGGCTTTGACGGCTATCTCGATAAAATATCGACCCAGGCTGCCGCACGGAACACGGCCGACATTTTCCAAATGGATGCGGCCTGGTTTAATGATTGGGCCAGCAACAACCGTTTGGCGGACCTCTCCACCATCAATACGAAAGATGTGGACAAGGCGCTTCTGGACAGCGGCAAGTATAAAGATAAAGTGTACGCCGTACCACTTGGCAATAACGCGCTAGGCATGATCTACAATAAGGCCGTCTTCGATAAGGTGGGAGCGAAGGCCCCTGCTACTTGGGATGAGCTGTTCCAGCTGGCGCTTGACATCAAGCCTAAGTTAGCTAAGGATCAATATTTGATCAAGGATTTGTCGGAAGACATTACCATGTACACGAATTACCAGATCGCAGAGGGGAAAGGCAATCCGAAGCCGGCTGCCGGCAATTTTAACTTTGACAAAGACACGTGGATCAAGTGGATGAGCAAGTTTCAAGAGCTGCGCAAGGCGGGCGCTATCGCTCCTCCGGATGTTACCGTATCGGATAAAGCGTTCGACGCCAAGCAGGATCTGCTCGGACAAGAGAAAGTGCTGATTAAGCAATCCCACGCTGCGGAGTTCGGGGGGTTCAATTCCCTGAAGCCCGGTAATTTCGCACTCGCCCCGCTGCCTAAGGGCAAGGAAGCGAGCGGCTGGCTCAAGGCGTCGATGTACTGGAGCGTGAGCCCAGACAGCAAATCGCAGGAAGAAGCAAAGAAATTTATCGATTGGTTCATTAACGATAAAGAAGCGGCAGACATTCTAGGTACGTCGCGCGGCGTTCCTGTCGCGAAAACGATTGTCGATTACTTGCAGCCGAAGTTTAACGATGTAGACAAAGCCGGCATTACCTTGATCAACGATGTAGCCAAATCCGGAGCGAAAGCGTATGATCCGGGCCCGGGTACAAAGGGCGGCTGGGCAAAGTTCGCTACCGGTAAGGAATATGACAACCTTGCGCAGCAGGTTATGTTTGACAAGCTTACGCCGCAGCAAGCATGGGAGGAAGTTGCCAAGCTAGGTAAAGACATCCAGCCTGCGAAATAA
- a CDS encoding response regulator transcription factor, which produces MWNIVIVDDDRSVLQGMKRMIPWEEFNARLVGEAMDGSEGLRIIQECSPDIVITDIYMPVMNGLDMIQQLRSTDFAGKIVILSGYSDFEYARQALRLGVDDYLSKPVTLNTLRELLGKLLGQLEQELTKKEEEEEIKVRLQKYEPYVRHERMRTLLIGLYSLQDKSFVEWAEEFQDGQSAHYVTMVMEMVRTDRMVGWTARDYLLLRFAVGNIAAELAAEEGLKIYFAELQHLQMAVLLHVDPGLPRKRAMETCRKLAERIHEAVTTYLRIELQIGLGSVKEEWKTIATGTQEAQIALLDKISNSEQGLPVFQYRPPVAGSEDEGGVRLRSLAWYQKLTEAVRQLDPAYGEAAIAELGDQLEGVSIAGLQRMGSELWTIWGYALYETGMNLNDMYAAGEIEKELKILLRPSQWKDWVLHKLLAICERFGRTDNVKHKKSVDFIVAYVHEHYAEEIRLQELAEKLYISRNYLSNIFRNATGETFNDYVTRVRIEKAKKLILQGNLMVYEIAEAVGYKNVSYFTTLFKKQTGRSPSEFSKGY; this is translated from the coding sequence ATGTGGAACATCGTTATCGTTGATGATGACCGGAGTGTACTGCAGGGTATGAAACGGATGATACCTTGGGAGGAATTCAATGCCCGGTTGGTGGGCGAGGCTATGGACGGCAGTGAAGGACTCCGTATCATCCAGGAATGCAGCCCTGACATTGTGATCACGGACATTTATATGCCGGTCATGAATGGTCTGGATATGATCCAACAGCTGAGGAGTACTGATTTTGCAGGAAAAATCGTTATTTTAAGCGGATATTCGGACTTTGAGTATGCACGGCAGGCACTTCGCCTGGGCGTGGATGATTATTTGTCTAAGCCGGTGACTTTAAACACGCTTAGGGAACTACTTGGCAAGCTTCTTGGCCAGTTGGAGCAGGAGCTGACTAAGAAAGAGGAAGAGGAAGAGATTAAGGTAAGGCTCCAAAAGTATGAGCCCTACGTCCGCCACGAACGGATGAGAACCCTGCTAATCGGCTTATACTCTCTTCAGGATAAGTCGTTTGTCGAGTGGGCCGAGGAGTTCCAAGACGGGCAGTCGGCGCACTATGTCACGATGGTCATGGAGATGGTGCGCACCGACCGTATGGTGGGTTGGACGGCCCGGGACTACTTATTGCTCCGTTTCGCCGTGGGCAATATTGCTGCGGAGTTAGCTGCGGAGGAAGGTCTGAAGATTTATTTTGCCGAGCTTCAGCATCTTCAGATGGCGGTCTTACTTCACGTAGACCCGGGCTTACCTCGGAAGAGGGCGATGGAGACATGTCGGAAGCTAGCCGAACGTATTCATGAAGCGGTCACCACCTATTTGCGGATCGAACTCCAAATAGGTCTAGGCTCGGTGAAGGAGGAATGGAAGACCATCGCTACAGGCACCCAAGAAGCACAAATTGCGTTATTGGATAAAATAAGCAATTCCGAGCAAGGACTTCCCGTGTTTCAATACCGCCCGCCCGTTGCTGGTTCCGAAGATGAAGGGGGCGTGAGGCTCCGGTCCTTGGCATGGTATCAGAAGCTGACTGAAGCCGTCAGGCAGTTGGACCCTGCTTATGGAGAAGCAGCCATTGCCGAACTGGGGGATCAGCTGGAGGGTGTTTCTATCGCAGGACTGCAGCGGATGGGGAGCGAGCTTTGGACTATCTGGGGATATGCGCTGTATGAAACTGGGATGAATTTGAATGACATGTATGCAGCCGGGGAGATCGAGAAAGAACTGAAGATCTTGCTGCGGCCGAGTCAGTGGAAGGACTGGGTCCTTCATAAATTATTGGCAATATGTGAACGATTCGGCCGCACGGACAACGTGAAACACAAGAAGTCGGTTGATTTCATCGTTGCCTATGTGCACGAACATTATGCCGAAGAAATTCGTCTGCAGGAGCTGGCGGAAAAATTATATATTTCTAGAAATTATTTGAGCAATATATTTCGCAATGCGACCGGGGAGACCTTCAACGATTATGTGACCAGAGTCCGCATCGAGAAAGCAAAGAAGCTGATCTTACAAGGGAATCTCATGGTCTATGAAATTGCGGAAGCCGTAGGGTATAAGAACGTTTCGTACTTTACTACCTTATTTAAGAAACAGACGGGTCGAAGCCCCTCGGAATTCAGTAAAGGCTATTAA
- a CDS encoding cache domain-containing sensor histidine kinase → MVKKAALVGSFFCIYGKEGAVCMKTFHPFRRYRIDNVLFFALAIFITLLVAVILMITYNFSSKEQAQNTSYYQQAMLGELNEQLTLQLKAVEQTSLAISRNMAVIDFMDLQGDYYIRNKMRQDLIRDYLHPIINSSPFIHSIQIYMREPTITDVTGYVQMIPMNYVLSEPWYPLVQKSDFTWIGQRLAESQQGPEPVLSFVRHVVSDMNGSLGLLVVNVKVSALEALLSRDKNNPQRMLVDAGGRMLMQTGKKVSETEASQIVNSVQGESGYKRIAISTQGDRGVHNVLSVWTRGYQEGWVLIEWTPWEEITRSSVKLAKTLAAIGAGAIGVALLITLTLSRSFTSPIKQILQMMSGYTLNRSIQPYPETYQNEFGSLFSGYRKMIERVEELYQSLEQQYKAQREAEIKALQAMINPHFLYNTLDQLNWMAIEAGQERISHVLELMGRMFRIGLSNGDSFITLQEELLHIECYLQIQQLKWGEGLVYELFLEPGLETLLIPKLTIQPFVENAVTHGLHGRATGKVTVAVRRKDERTLECSVLDDGCGIPTDWNRRPIRKTGGYGIRNVMERVEAYFGHPYGVDLSPLERGGTLVKVWIPELQQFTTTGGHEDVEHRYR, encoded by the coding sequence ATGGTGAAGAAAGCTGCGCTCGTCGGCAGCTTTTTTTGCATCTATGGCAAGGAAGGGGCCGTCTGTATGAAAACGTTTCATCCATTTCGTCGATATCGCATTGATAATGTGCTCTTCTTTGCGCTGGCCATTTTCATTACGTTGCTAGTGGCGGTGATTCTAATGATTACCTATAACTTTTCGTCGAAGGAGCAAGCACAAAATACTTCGTATTATCAGCAGGCTATGTTAGGAGAGCTGAATGAACAACTGACGCTGCAGCTCAAAGCGGTCGAGCAAACTTCACTTGCCATATCTCGGAATATGGCAGTTATCGATTTTATGGACCTTCAAGGCGACTATTATATACGCAACAAAATGCGGCAGGATTTGATTCGCGATTATCTGCATCCAATCATCAACAGTTCTCCCTTCATCCATTCGATTCAAATTTATATGAGGGAACCGACCATTACGGACGTGACCGGGTATGTGCAAATGATCCCCATGAACTACGTATTATCCGAACCGTGGTACCCATTGGTCCAAAAATCCGACTTCACCTGGATCGGCCAGCGCTTAGCGGAATCTCAGCAAGGCCCAGAGCCGGTCCTAAGCTTTGTTCGGCATGTCGTCTCGGATATGAATGGCTCATTAGGGCTATTAGTGGTCAACGTAAAGGTATCTGCGCTAGAAGCCTTATTAAGCCGTGACAAGAACAACCCGCAACGGATGCTTGTTGACGCGGGTGGCAGGATGCTGATGCAAACCGGCAAAAAGGTATCGGAAACGGAGGCTTCTCAAATCGTAAACAGCGTTCAGGGGGAATCCGGATATAAGCGAATTGCGATTTCCACTCAAGGAGACCGTGGCGTCCATAACGTTCTGTCCGTATGGACCAGGGGCTACCAGGAGGGCTGGGTGCTGATCGAATGGACGCCTTGGGAGGAGATTACCCGCAGCAGCGTTAAGCTCGCTAAGACATTAGCGGCCATTGGGGCGGGTGCCATTGGTGTAGCCTTATTAATCACCCTTACGTTATCCCGCAGCTTTACCTCGCCAATCAAGCAGATTTTGCAAATGATGAGCGGGTACACGCTCAACCGCAGCATTCAACCTTATCCGGAAACCTATCAGAATGAGTTCGGCAGTTTATTTAGCGGTTACAGGAAAATGATCGAAAGGGTGGAGGAGCTGTATCAGTCCTTAGAGCAGCAATATAAGGCTCAACGGGAGGCAGAAATCAAAGCGCTCCAAGCGATGATTAATCCCCACTTTCTGTATAACACCTTGGATCAGCTCAATTGGATGGCTATTGAGGCCGGACAAGAGCGAATTAGTCATGTACTGGAATTAATGGGCCGTATGTTTCGAATTGGCTTATCGAATGGAGACAGCTTCATTACGCTGCAGGAGGAACTGCTTCATATCGAGTGCTATCTTCAAATTCAACAGCTGAAATGGGGGGAAGGGCTAGTCTACGAGCTATTCCTGGAACCGGGGCTGGAAACGCTGTTAATTCCGAAGCTGACGATTCAACCGTTCGTGGAGAATGCCGTAACCCACGGCCTGCACGGCCGAGCAACCGGCAAGGTGACCGTCGCCGTTCGGCGTAAGGATGAACGTACACTGGAATGTTCGGTTCTTGATGACGGTTGTGGTATACCAACCGATTGGAACCGTAGGCCGATTCGCAAAACAGGTGGCTACGGAATCCGCAATGTAATGGAGAGAGTGGAAGCGTATTTCGGGCATCCTTATGGCGTAGACCTGTCTCCTCTGGAGAGGGGTGGAACGCTGGTTAAGGTATGGATACCCGAGTTGCAGCAATTCACGACAACAGGAGGTCATGAAGATGTGGAACATCGTTATCGTTGA